Proteins encoded by one window of Maniola hyperantus chromosome 10, iAphHyp1.2, whole genome shotgun sequence:
- the LOC117985955 gene encoding uncharacterized protein: MKNITNMGSLRSCVFVLVLFVQLQLIVGKPFLTDLFCDIFCDDDDDVSTTTSTSNEDDWDMFGLCVCGTRRPPGARRRGQGIPSNINMRLPPSANGMNFSMTNNNGMWSFNLDAGPNGPNGGIPPVGIPPGGMPPAGGPTSVPPTAGGATTAAPTTAAATTAKK; this comes from the exons atgaaaaatattaccAACATGGGTTCGCTTCGATCGTGCGTGTTCGTTTTAGTGTTGTTTGTGCAATTGCAACTTATTGTTGGAAAG CCTTTCTTAACAGACTTATTTTGTGACATCTTCTGCGATGACGACGATGACGTAAGCACTACCACTAGCACAAGCAATGAGGATGACTGGGACATGTTCGGGCTTTGCGTCTGCGGTACCCGACGACCACCCGGAGCTAGGAGGCGAGGTCAAGGGATCCCTTCGAATATTAATATGAGATTAC CGCCATCAGCAAATGGAATGAACTTCAGCATGACCAACAACAACGGAATGTGGTCGTTCAACTTGGACGCTGGCCCCAACGGCCCCAATGGTGGCATACCCCCTGTTGGCATTCCCCCTGGTGGCATGCCCCCTGCTGGAGGCCCCACTTCAGTCCCTCCCACAGCTGGTGGTGCGACCACCGCTGCTCCAACAACTGCTGCTGCCACCACGGCCAAGAAATAA
- the Karl gene encoding uncharacterized protein Karl isoform X2 produces the protein MLGSWFVVEYYASEEEALSYSCMRAVFTEDDHVQAEDGTIEWTPGVTMNFTYRFADDPLDENLLGNITWKIDMNEPAHWTHSEITYDGIYNTYVLDTEYKTWMLLLHCAEQREGARYLSAFVLSRTTSLPKNVMAYLRDKLPRYDVDVKYVFQIPHNNCTDKPAKADYSPILVEVGSKIPRKPGVTYKIGYGY, from the exons ATGCTAGGAAGCTGGTTCGTAGTAGAATACTATGCAAGTGAAGAAGAAGCGCTTTCTTATAGCTGCATGAGAGCAGTGTTTACAGAAGATGACCATGTGCAAGCTGAAG atGGCACTATCGAATGGACTCCGGGTGTGACCATGAACTTTACCTACCGCTTCGCCGACGACCCATTGGATGAAAACCTCTTGGGGAATATAACCTGGAAAATCGATATGAATGAACCTGCTCATTGGACGCACTCTGAAATTACTT ATGACGGAATATACAACACCTATGTCCTGGACACGGAGTACAAGACCTGGATGCTGTTGCTGCATTGCGCTGAACAGAGAGAAGGGGCCAGATATCTCAGCGCCTTCGTACTCTCACGGACCACAAGTCTACCCAAGAATGTGATGGCCTATTTAAGAGATAAACTTCCCAG GTACGACGTAGACGTCAAATACGTGTTCCAGATCCCCCACAACAACTGTACGGATAAGCCAGCCAAGGCAGACTATTCCCCCATACTGGTCGAGGTTGGCAGCAAGATTCCAAGGAAACCTGGCGTCACCTACAAAATCGGCTATGGATATTGA